A window of SAR324 cluster bacterium genomic DNA:
AATAATTTTTATGTGTGGTAAAAATTTTCTAATAAATAATTTTCCCCCCAATTTAGAAGAGAGTAACTTTATAGATAAATAAGTGACTACCCCAAATTCAATAAGGATTGTTGAAATAGCAATTCCTTCCAGTCCAAGAGCAGGAAAAGGACCCCATCCGAACAAAAATAATGGATCAAGCATTACATTGGCAAAAAATCCACAAATCAACGCGTTGCGATATGATTTTGTGTCCCCCTGAGCATTAAGTCCGCTATTGATCACGAACGCAAAGATGAATGTTCCACTGCCGTAAATCAGCCAGTTCATGTAGTCCAGAGAAAGCTCAAGATACTCACCACTGGCACCCATCCCACGGTACAAAAATGGGGTAACGACAAGCCCAATAACAACGATCACTGCAGAAACTGCGAATGCCAATGCCAGTGCTTGAGCCATCAAGCGACTGGCTTGATCATTGTCTTCGGCTCCCAGTGAGTTAGAGATGAGTGCACTGGCTCCTTGCCCCAATCCGATGCCAATCGCTAATAATCCAATAAATGGGATGAGTGATAAAGAGAGGGCTGCAAGCGCTTCAGGAGACAAGTGACCTGCCCAAAAAGTGTCCACAACATTATACATGGTATTGAAGAACATACCCACACTTGCGGGGATAGCGATTTGGCGAACTAGTTTTGGAATGTGTTCGTTACCTAAATCCATTTAATCTCAAAAAATAGAGTTAATTATATCTTTCATGGACTCTTCCCAAGAATTAAAAAATTGAATTTAATTTTCTAAATTACTCAGTAGATAGTTGATTCATTGACTAAAATTAGCATTCAATTAAGGAGTTTTTTCACAACAGACGTACTTTTCAATATAGATTTTTCAAATGGGATTGGATCCCAATCTAATATTTTAAATGTCATCGAATTGTTAGCACAGACTGAGCTGCCCAATAATCCTAGAAAACCTTTTGCATCTCGGCTAAAGATTGACATGATTCTAATCAAAAAATCTGCTGCTATTAATATGCTTGGCCCTTTGTATTGGGCATTTTTCAAAATTCTAGTACTATTTGCAAAGCTTTGCAGGGTAGTACCTAATAAGATGAAGTGATTATTAGCTACGTCTGGGTGTGTGAGTGCTTGAACGTGTATTTTGGCAACGTCACGCACATCAACCATCGTTAGGGCTGCATCTGAAAAAAAGCTGTTTCCCGCTCAACATTTGGGCCAGAACTGCAAGTGACTGTCCTTCAATATTCTTCACAAGAGGAGGTCCAAAAACGCCTCTAGGCGTATAGCACAAGAAGTTCAAATTTGTTTTGATCCGTTCGGTGCTTCACGAAATCCCACATATTTCCTTTTGCCAAAGTCTTGCTTTTAGCATATGTGCTGACATCTTTTGCATTAACGTCTGTCCAGTCCTCAGGTGTGAAAGTCTCACTCTTTTTGTCTCCCATCATTGCTACAATTGAACTGGTCAAAACAACTTTTTGGATGTCCGCTTGATTCAAAGCTTTTAGAACCCGCAAAGTACCTTGGACTGCAGGTTCCATCATTTCAATTTCTGACTTGGGATTGTCAATCGTGAAGGGAGAAGCAACGTGTATTAAATAATCATATTTAGAGGTAGCATCGAACTACCCAGTTTCAGAGGTTAAATCCACTCTAACCATTTCGAGATTTGAAATGTCCATTGATGAGGATGTAAGAGTTTCACCAACTTCTGCGCGCTTTGCTGCATTGCGTATTGTTCCCCTCACTGAAAATCCTTCTTTCGGAAGCTCACTTGCACAGTGAAAACCGATGTACCCCGAAATGCCTGTCAACAACACTTTTTTCATTTGAAATCTTTTATAGATAAGATTACGTACCGGTTTGCACTTATTTGATAAAGTTAGCTCTTTCTTAAAAGCTTTCAATATAAAAAACCAGTTAGTACAAAATGAATGATAAGCTTTCAAAGCCCTTGAGAGGGCGCCCAAAAAAGGTTGATCACCAAAATGTTGTTGAGATTGCCATGCACCTTTACTGGGCGAAAGGAGTTCAGAATGTCTCGCTGAACGAAATATGCAGACAAGCCAACATCGCAAAAACTTCATTTTATCGTGAGTTTGATAGTGAAGATAAATTGATAGGATTAGCGATTAAAATGTATTTTGATTGGTTCAATTGCCTGCTGGCCAAATTAAACCTAGAGGACAAGTCAAGTGTAGAAGTTTTTGGGATGCTAATGAATATGATTCTAGATGATCGGAATGAAGATATTCCACCCGGTTGTATGTTAGTAAAAATGAGGGATGTTCAGGGAGACAAACTAGGTCCAAAAGCTTTAGCACAGCTTCATTTCTGCCAGCAACAGCAAATGAAAATGATGGAGCATTTTGTCATTTGTGGTCAACAGCGTGGTGACTTTACGAAAGAGATCAACATCCCTACAGCAGTAGCCTACATTGATAATCAACTGAGCAATGCCCTTGCGCTGAAGGCTCGAGGTGAACCCTCAGATCGAATTAAGGAGTTCACTAAAATAGCTCTCTCACCCTTGTTTCTAAAGAAATAGACTAGCTTGGCGGGAAGACCTCTCTGATCATCCAATCTAGAAGCCAGCAATAAATGAGACCAAAAAAACTGCTGCAGAGTGCTTGCCTCACTCCAGGCAATGTTGACGATCGCAGGATGGTCCCGTCTATAGCCAAGGACCTCTTCGGCAAGCTCTTTGGCGATCGCGGCTACTTCTGCAACAAACTCTTCGAACCCCTTCGGGTTCAAGGAGTCAAACTGATCACCAAGCTCCGCAAGAACATGCAACCCAGGCTGCTCAGCCTGATCGACAAGATCCTCTTGAGGAAGAGAACCTTGATTTAAACGGTCAACGATCAACTTAAGAACATCTGTCAGATCGAGCACTACGGGCACCGCAGTCCGAATAATGCCTTTGTGCATCTGCTCGCCGGCTTGACCACTTACATTTGGCAGGAAAAGCGGCCAGCGCTCTCTTGGACTAAGAAAGATTGGGAAATCCTCAATCAAATTAACTCTCATCAAAAACTATTGCAGAAATAGCTTATCCAAGGATCAGATTAAACAAAATTTTAATCTTTTTGTGCAAGGAAAAGACAGGTCAAGTTAAACCCAATTGGGACTGCCTTTATGAAATAGCGAATACCCAAGAGGAGCCAATACAACTCAGCAGAAAATCGGGAGGGAAGTTGCGTCCAAAAAAACCTTGAAGAAGTAGAAGGCTGTCCTGCAGCCGTTTGGAGTGATCGAATCATCACGGATAGAATATATTCAACTCTGGTGACATTTAAGCAGGTGCTTGAGCATCGGCTTCGAAATCTAACGAAGACCGAAGTAAGAGGCTTTTAGGGGTCAACTCCTCATCTCTGATTGTCTTCTTGCTTACTTCATCACAACTTTTGTTGAATTTGTCATACTGAAGAGTGGAGTTGCATGAACCCGCATATGAAAGATCTTCCAGATGCGGTACTACTTACCACTTTCAGTTCCGTTGACTCAAAAAATTGTAGGCTTCGCTGGATCAGACTTTTTTGTTTTGAAGAGCCTTCCCAATTTCAGAATCACGCCCGGCTCTGCCACAAGTGTAGGACATCCCATACACAGCTATTGCCTTAAATGACTATTTAGATTGACGGACACTGGATGAAGTAACCGAGGCGGTGCAGGTATTTCTCGATCCTATTCTCTCTTCAGAGCCGAGAACTCATTGGAGTCCGTCCAAATGGTAACGGGCAGAGAAATACTAACTGACGTGAAGAGTAAGCAAGAGGAGGAATTGCAGATTGTTCAAAGAGAGCATTAC
This region includes:
- a CDS encoding MATE family efflux transporter, which produces MDLGNEHIPKLVRQIAIPASVGMFFNTMYNVVDTFWAGHLSPEALAALSLSLIPFIGLLAIGIGLGQGASALISNSLGAEDNDQASRLMAQALALAFAVSAVIVVIGLVVTPFLYRGMGASGEYLELSLDYMNWLIYGSGTFIFAFVINSGLNAQGDTKSYRNALICGFFANVMLDPLFLFGWGPFPALGLEGIAISTILIEFGVVTYLSIKLLSSKLGGKLFIRKFLPHIKIISDLVRQGFPASLNILFISLNFYVILHFISDFGKTSVAAYGVSTRIVQVMLLPSIGLNTAALSLTGFNFGANNLERVNQTWRTCFHYSLLLTAFGGILLFSFPEFLLRLFTDSEEIIEVGPTLLRVEAVLLTAYTTIFLGTSVLQGLKKPMFGMILSIYRLIVAPVIFFWVFSEILGYGLNGIWAGIFLTTVSGALITWFYLNRTLKELS
- a CDS encoding NAD-dependent epimerase/dehydratase family protein; the encoded protein is MDNPKSEIEMMEPAVQGTLRVLKALNQADIQKVVLTSSIVAMMGDKKSETFTPEDWTDVNAKDVSTYAKSKTLAKGNMWDFVKHRTDQNKFELLVLYA
- a CDS encoding TetR/AcrR family transcriptional regulator — protein: MHLYWAKGVQNVSLNEICRQANIAKTSFYREFDSEDKLIGLAIKMYFDWFNCLLAKLNLEDKSSVEVFGMLMNMILDDRNEDIPPGCMLVKMRDVQGDKLGPKALAQLHFCQQQQMKMMEHFVICGQQRGDFTKEINIPTAVAYIDNQLSNALALKARGEPSDRIKEFTKIALSPLFLKK